A single region of the Sorghum bicolor cultivar BTx623 chromosome 9, Sorghum_bicolor_NCBIv3, whole genome shotgun sequence genome encodes:
- the LOC8066779 gene encoding CASP-like protein 4B4, whose product MADVEKAAPVAAPPAEGAAGDAAGGRTGAVGAVLRRWRTQDLLDRSGSALRAGAWALSLLAFLVMACNEHGDWKQFDRYEEYRYIVAIGLLAFVYTTLQLLRHGVRLTGGQDLQPKTGLLVDFAGDQVTAYLMMSALSAAIPITNRMREGADNVFTDSSAASISMAFFAFVCLALSALISGFKLAKQTYI is encoded by the exons atggccgacgtcgAGAAGGCCGCGCCCGTGGCCGCACCACCGGCCGAGGGTGCGGCCGGGGACGCTGCGGGCGGGAGAACCGGCGCGGTGGGCGCCGTGCTGCGGCGGTGGCGGACCCAGGACCTCCTGGACCGATCGGGGTCCGCGCTGCGCGCCGGCGCGTGGGCGCTCTCCCTGCTGGCGTTCCTCGTCATGGCCTGCAACGAGCACGGGGACTGGAAGCAGTTCGACCGCTACGAGGAGTACAG GTACATCGTTGCCATCGGTCTGCTGGCCTTCGTCTACACGACGCTGCAGCTCCTACGGCACGGCGTCCGCCTTACCGGCGGCCAGGACCTGCAGCCCAAGACCGGCCTCCTCGTCGACTTCGCCGGCGATCAG GTGACCGCCTACCTGATGATGTCGGCGCTGTCAGCTGCGATCCCGATCACCAACCGCATGCGCGAGGGCGCTGACAACGTGTTTACCGACTCGTCGGCGGCGTCCATCAGCATGGCCTTCTTTGCCTTCGTCTGCCTGGCGCTCTCCGCCCTCATTTCTGGCTTCAAGCTCGCCAAGCAGACATACATCTGA